A window of Dehalococcoidia bacterium genomic DNA:
CGCTCTCGAGAGCAATCCCGGATTGACCTGCCCTCGGCCTCTTACAGGAGCGCGAGTGTAGCCACGACGGGATTGCGTCGCCGGCCTGACGGCCGGCTCGCAATGACGGTGATGGTGGTCACTTGGCATAGCCCGTCACCTGTGCTGCTGCGAAAGGGAGCAGCAGCTCGACAGTAAGAGTGGTCACCGGTCGTCGACCGAGACAGCGGGTCGGGGTCGTTCCTCGCTCTCGATGCCATGCCAGGATTATGGGTGAGCTGACGTCGTGCGTTTTGAGATGAGCGTGGCCCGCCATTTACCTCGTTGCGCGCTGGTCGAGAAGCGGCGAGCCGCACACGATCGGTTGCGCTGTGCAGTCATCCTCCGTCATTGCCGGTGGCGGCGAGGAACATGCCGCTCCCTCAGTTGGCTTCGCTGCAAGCTTCCCTGCAGCCGTCCTTGCGGGGGCGGCTGATTACCGTGGCGTTGTCGAGCCTTCACCGCGGCCTCCTCTCTGCCGTCATTGCGAGCCGGCCGTCAGGCCGGCGAAGCAATCCCGAAGGAAATTGCAACGCGGCTCGCCTTGCGCCACGGAATGCATGCTGGAAAGAGCATCGGCAGCAATCCTGCTCCAAGGAAAACGCGCCGGCGCCTCGCTGCCCTCACGACAGCGGGCACTTCGAGGAGACCACCGTCGTGCCGCTACAACTCGTCAGCAAGGTCGCGCCACGTCGGGTTCATTGCTGCGATCAGCTTCTCCTTCGCCCGTCGTGAGCCCGCCTTGATCTGCTTCTCTCGTTTGATGGCGCTAGCAATATCATCCCCACACTCGAACCACACCAGCTTGGTGACGTTGTAGCGCTTAGTGAAGCCCTCGACGAGCTTGGCTCGGTGCTGCCAGAGGCGAGCGCGGAGATCGCTGGTCACGCCGACATAGAGCACAGTATGGCGCTGATTGGTGAGAATGTAGACACAGCCGCCTTTCATCGCCTAGCCATAATAGCCGAGCGGTTGGATCTTGGGGTGACGAGACCGCAGAGTTACGAGGCCAGTGGCTGCGATCG
This region includes:
- a CDS encoding GIY-YIG nuclease family protein, which encodes MKGGCVYILTNQRHTVLYVGVTSDLRARLWQHRAKLVEGFTKRYNVTKLVWFECGDDIASAIKREKQIKAGSRRAKEKLIAAMNPTWRDLADEL